The DNA sequence TGTTCGATACTTAATAAACGAAGTAAAGAAAGACTCCTACAGGGTTaggataaaaatttaataaacgaAGTAAAGAAAGGCTCGTACACGCTACTaactaatttttttcttaaattaaaaattaaaattaggttagatatttgaaataaaaagcctTAAACGTTAAACCTAACACACATCCAAAAATTAATCGCAGATTGCATTTGTGTTTTGCTACTTATTTGTGCATTGTAAATTTGTAATTTCTAACGGTAGTTGATGAGCTtctttttacaattttttctcaactttttccaattatttttattaattcaaaTATCTTTTGATATACACATCGCACAGAGAATCAAATACCCGGTAGAAAATGGGTCCCCGTTATTCGTAACATAATGTGATAATGGGACACGAAATAGTTTTGTACAATGGGCTCTAGGATCCGTCGCCATTCCTAGTGCAACATTATGAAAATAAACTTGGATTACTTAAAAATGTTTGGAcgacaataaaaataattctgaattaactaaaaattattttattttatattcattagTTATTTCTGAAATAAATGTATAATATTAAATGTGATATGTTGTATTTATagatattatatgtataaaattataaatattaaattagataaaGTAACATTAGATTATTGTCTCTTGGTATTGCTAAATCTGATAAATTAGacggattttttttatttctacatGATCCCAGATATTTTGGCTGTTAACAAAGGCATTAATCGCTTAAACGTACTGTGTTAACAATAACTAGAAGAATATTATTCATTGTGTTGTTGCAGCTGCATTTCAAAAGTTAAACAAACTAAAGAAGAGTTAACTTTGTGTCAATAAAAAGTTTGtcttttataatataaaagaaaattgtATATCTAATAGTGTACCAAAAAGTAGTAACAAACATAATTTGGCTTAACTAAAATGTTCGTATATGTCTTTACATCTAATAACTCCCAATTGACGACGCAAGAGGATACTCCGGCGGTATATGGTACCTTCGGGATCCTGGCATTTGAAAGGTGgacattattttttataatcatcAGCTTGTTTATTCATAATCAATGGGATAAAGTCGGTCCTGAGTCCTGACCTATGTAATCTAGTGAAAGCTATTTTTCTTGAACCTTGGAAAATAAGCAAAGTTAATGAAATGTTTATCACTTTAATTTCAAAGGTGGAGCCAGTCTGAAGCCTAAAACACATGAGACCTATAAGCTTATGCAACGTTTCATACAAAGTGGTCACCAAGATTCTTGCTAAGCGATTGAGAATGATTATGGAAAAGCTTGTTAAATCCAGCCAATGTAGCTTCGTTCTTGGAAGTCAAAGTTTTCACAACATTATCATTACTCAGAAAGTTATTCATTCCATCAGGACAAAGAAAGGAAACAAAGCTTGGATGACTATAAAAATCGACTTGGAAAAAGCTTACAACAGACTCAAATGGAATTTTATAAAAGACATTCTGGTTGACATCGGACTCCCTGCTCActttattaatttgatttgtacGTGCATTTCCACAGCCAGGATGCGGGTCTTATGGAATGGTGAAACTTTGGATGAATTTCTTCCTTCCAGACCTATCCGGCAAGGACACACCCTATCGCCttaccttttttttctttatatggaACGTCTCACCCATCTTATCAGTGTAGCTGTGAAAAACCACTTTTCGAAGCCCATGCGGCTTAATCGGGATGGCCCTGATCTATCCCACTTTTGCTTCGCAAATGACCTCATTCTCTTTGCCGAAGCTAGCATCGACCAAGCTGAGATTATCAACAAGATCCTTGAGAAATTTTGCAGAAGTTCCGAGCAGAAAGTAAATAATGATAAGACCTGGATTTTCTTTTCCAATAATGTGAGTAGCAATGTCAGAGAGGAGATTAGTGAAGCACTCCATTTCACAAGAACGAATGATCTTGGAAAATATCTTAGAGTCTCCCTTCTTCACATAAGAACCAACTGCAACACCTACAATGAGATTATTGGCAAACTCAATTCTAGGCTGAATGGATGGAAAACTTTCACTCTATCTTTTGCAGAAAGTACAACTCTGATGAAATCTATCATTTCCTCTATTCCTACTTATACTATACAAACTTCTATTCTTCCCGCATCTACTTGTAACCTTATTGACCATAAATGCAGGAGCTTCCTTTGGGGAGATCAATCGCGAAAAGTTCATCTTCTTAACTGGAAGACTATTAGTCAACTTAAAACTAATGGTGGGCTTGGTATCCGGCATGCCTAGGAGTATAAACATGCTTTCATGATGAAAATTGGCTGGGACCTTATAGAAAAAAGAGATGCTTTTTGGGTCAAAGTCCTCTGATCAAAATATAATTATGGAAGCGAGCTTCTCTCAAGAGTGGAAAGGATGAATAAGCAATCAAATCTCTGGAAATGAGTGTGTGCTTCTTGGTCTGATGTTCAAAGGAATTCTATTTGAAACATTGGTAATGAAAACAATATAAACTTTTGGAACCACCAATGGGTGCCAAGTCTCGTTCCTCTCAACAATTATGTTGCACAGGTAAGTCAGCCCTATAATTCAATGATTCACTAATGGACTTTCTTTTGGTTTCAGGTGAGTGGGATGTTGATAAACTACGAAGATGGCTTTTGGATCCAGTGGTGAACAGAATCCTAACCATTTCTCCACCATTCCCGTGGAAAGGTGAAGACCAGATTGCTTGGGCAGCTTCATCGGGTGGCACTTTCAATCTGAAATCAACCTATTCTTCTCTCCAAAATAACATAGGAACTGCAGATTGTCTTTTCAAGCTTTCTTGGAAGTGGAATGATCCCGAAAGAATTCGATCTTTTATCTGAATAGTTGCTCATGAAGCTATTCTGACGAATGCAAAACGGAAAAGAAGACAAACTGTTGATGCAAGATGTTCTCGATGTAACTTTGTTACTAAAGATGATTTGCATGTTCTCTGCAATTGTTTCTTTGTAACCACCTTTTGGAATATCTTACAAGCCAACCAGTAGGTTCAAGACTTTTTTAACCTAAATATCTGGGATTGGCTTTTGCAAAATCTATCTCACCAAATTGATTGGAACATTATGTTTGGAGTGACTATATCCTCCTTATGGTACCAACGTAACAAATTGGTCTTTGAAGGAGCTGGAACCTCTCCCCTGGCAATTGTTGAGTCAATCAAAATGCGGGTCATGGAGATTATCAAACTGATGGACTTGAGGATTATTCCAAAGAATACGCACCAATCTTCTCATGATAGTCTAATTAGTTAGTTACCCCCTCCGAACCATTGGATAAAAGTAAACGTTGATGGCTCCTTTTTTGCGCAAAAAGAAGTGCAGCTTGTGGTGGCATTTTCCGAGACAACTTGGGAAGATTCATCAATGGCTTTTCTTGTAATCTAAGCAGCTGCTCCATCATGCATGCAGAGCTCTGGGCAATAATTAGAGGCTTGCAAATTGCACCAGCAAAGAAATATAACCATCTTATTATGGAATATGACTCATCCATAGCTATTAAATTCATTTCTGAAGGATGCCCTCCTCTTCACCCTTGTAGCCCCCTTGTAGAAGATATCAAAGTTCTTGCTAATCGCATTCCGCAGATCCTTTGGCGTCACACTTTGAGGGAAGCTAATTCGGTCGCTGATCAACATGCAAAGAATGGACATGACTTACCCTTGAGTCTTCATTTATTCGATATTTCTCCCCCCAATATATTTCTTACCTTGTCTTTTGATAGCTATGGTTCCTTTAGAATTAGGAATGtttcttcaatttatttttttcttatgttgATCTAATAGTtagtttatttattcatttaagaAAAATAAGGCTGAaagttcaaattttattttgtatatataacaaTCTATTGaacaacaataaatttttaattgaaacTCCGATTCGTGACGAATTAGTTTCTATCTTAAAGATGGATATTGCTTTCCAATTTCAAATCGCTGTACCTAGGCTACGCCACTAATGGCGGCCGACTTTCTATATGCTTTTCACCCTTAATGTATATATTTTTGTTCTCCATCAATGCTTTTAAACGGAGCTTAACACATTGTTTGgatcaatgaaaattaaaaggaaagaaaatgcaATAAAGGAAAATGGATTGAAAACTTTATTTTCCGTTGATTGGATGAGAATGGAAATTGGAAGGAAAGGGAAAACAGTGGTGTGGGACCCACGTCCAACTTTTCCTTTCCAAACTTGCGAAGGAAACTAATGACAAttctaaaatgaaagtaaaaTGACCAATTTATCCATGGTGTTAACATGGAAAGCAAAATTCTTAATGTAAGCTAGCTATCTTTGAAACTTGGAGAGACTTCTCTTCTCCACCGCAGCTTCATCGTTGTGCTCGACAGCGTTACCGCGGCTTCACCGTCATCATCCACAAGCCACGGCAGTTTCGTCATCGTCGAGACAGCTCCTTCTCCTCTTCATCCTTGCAAATTCAAGCCAAAGGTGAGTCCTTTTTCGTTCGATTTCGTACTTTttccaaaaacaaaataggaaaataatcaCTGTACATAGTATGTgctcttcttttgtttttcaattgAGATCCTCTTGCTTTGGTTTCTTGTTTTTGTTCCTCAAATCCACCGTTTTGTGCTTGCTTCCTTGCTAGGGTTTGGCCTGTGAAATTTGAATACTCCATAGAGTTCGACAGTAGAGGGTGCCTGCTGCCTAGTGTTGGCTTGTGTGTGTTGGTGATCCCCGTTTGGGTATTGTTGCTCTATTCAAAAGCTGAATAAATATATATGGCATTATGAACCATTTTCTTTATTGATTTCTACATGTTtgatttcttaattttcttttttatttcttttcctctttttaattgatttgatttcttCATTATATGCTTCATTTGCAACCAAGTGCAGTGATTAACTGAATCAATATCATGGCTATAGTTTATTCAAAAGTCCAAAGCTTTCTAAAtggtaaaaaattataaatcataaaacTTTTCAATGACCCAAAAGCATAAAACATGATTAAAATCGAATacacacaattccaaatccccaTCACGAATGCgcagaaaaacaataataaaaaaagaaaaaaggacacTTCTTTTAACCAAATAGTGGGAAAAAAAGGAATTACTTGAGAGTGAGAGTGATTGAATCGGAAGTGAAAAACTTTGTTTACAGAATGCTTAGATTTTGTTtggattttgttttgtttttgttttgttttgttttttttttttttgtgaatcaGATTACTTTCAGTTTCAATTTCAAGTTTAAAGCCTCAAACTTTGTGTTCGAACTTCAAAGAGAAGGTACTAACTGTGACTACCTATATGGAAGTACGATATCACCTTTGATCTTTAGAAATTGTTTGTAAATTgctatttattatttgatttgttaGTTTCGTTttaagttaaattttttaaaattgaaacgaGGCAATTGAAATACTTAATAAATTAtaaggtaaataattaaaaattaagaatttaatactaaaaatatttatttgttatttgtctttcatctagaaGTATGTTCATTTTTTCATCTGGTTAGATTTTATCTTCAGGTGCTATGAttgttttatttcaaatttttgtattaaaataagatatgacaaaaaaataacattattataGGTAGAAAATATTTGGGCATTCTTTCTCTTTACTATCTTtgatagaatttaaaaaaaattaatggacATAGAACATAGCACATACATGCTGGAACCTTATATCTTTTTGAATGTCATCATGAGTATTTTAGTTCATCCATCTTTTTATAAtgaaattcaaattatacaaaagTCCTTCAAATTAAATGGCTTTTCTTACTTGTCTGTGGCTAAAATCTGTTATTAATTTTTCATGGTTTAGTTGTTACTAATGTCTAAATAGCTAAGCAAAATATTGTGCTCGTTTCATTGGTGCACTTACAAAGCATTTGTTCAACATATCTTGaaccattttttttataaactatagTAAATCCTGCTTTGGTTAACTTAATTTTTTACCGTCTAAATTATTAAGTGTTGTTGGTAGCTAAGTCCActtaattttggtgaaaattaatGCATTAATTAATATACCATGTGACTTACAgtatatgtttattatttatgaccGTGAGCTTTGGAATTGAGTTTGACATTTAGGAGTCAGAGATAAGTGTCTCATAATAAGGTATGTTTATATTGCGTAAGGTGAAACCATATTTTTATATGTGGcatttagttttgtttttttttttcttcaacaaATGAATTGTTAGAATGTAACAACATATGTTACTTTCTGTTTACTTTTACTATCGATATGTCCATTCTAAACATTATATTTTCATAGATGGATAACGAAAATATTGAATATGCGAATTTAGAAGATAGAACGAACGTCATACATGACTTAGAAATTCAAGTACATCAAGTCACTTTTACTGACGTATATCAACCTGAACCAATACAAATCTTAACTTGTGTCAGGGAAGAGTTAGAAAAGAGACAATATATTTGTGTCACATCTCTTTCATGTGTTACGGTGCATGCATTGTATAGTTTGGAATTATTATCACAATATAGGCCTAGGCAAATTAATGACGAAAACTTGGAAAGAGAAAACAGGCTTACTCAGTTAATGATACAGTTAATGAAGTCTAACAAATGCCGAGATGTCATACGTATGAGCCCTGAAGCATTTCAACTATTGTGTCAAAAGTTAAGAAAAACTGGTAGAGTAAAGAATTCAACTCGATCTACGGTTGAAGAGCAAGTAGCTAAATTCCTACCTATTATAGGGCACAATGTGAAAACTAGAACCATGTCTTTTTTCTTTCACCGCTTAGGGGAGATAATTTGTCGTCACTTTCACAACGTCCTACATGCTATTTTATCGTTAGAGGAGACTTCTTCAAGTAACTGTCTGGTGAGGATGTTCCTTATGCAATACTTCATAATAGTCGATTCTATCCATTTTTCAAGGTACTAAATCTTTTAATTTACTTGGTGAATTTTATGTAACTGTCAACGAAATAATCATAAAATGGTTATGTTAATATGTCAATATACTTTCTAAAAAAGGGATGCATTGGAGCCATAGATGGTACTCATAGTCGTGTGAAGGTACCAAGGGTGAAAGCCCCTCGTTTTTGCGGAAGAAAAAATCACCCCACACAAAATGTGTTAGTTGCCTGCGGGTTTGATATGAAATTCACTTATGTGTTGTCTGCTTGGGAAGGAACTACCTCTAAGTCGAGAATTTTAAAAGATGCTCTTAGTAGGGAATATCCACTTCGAATTTCTGAAGGTCTGTGATagtgtaatttataaaattgtttacataaattcaaattcatagACACAATATGTTATACTTTAATTTGTGTATGCAACTGTTGTAGGAAAATTTTATCTAAACAATGCTGGATTTATGCTAAAGTCTAGGATACTTACACCATATAGAGGTGTTCGGTATCACCTAAAAGAGTATTCAGTACGTTAGTCCTAAAATCCGAAAGAACTATTCAACCACCGCCATCCTTCATTACGAAATGTCATCGAAAGATGTTTCAGAGTTCTAAAGAAAAGATTCCCAATTATAGCTGGCGACACTGAACCTTATTATTCATTTGAAAGTATGAGAGATATTTTTTTGGCATGTTATATACTGCATAACTTTTTTATTGGTTTCGATGTTGATCAATCTATAATTGATGCGGTTGACCGAGAATTGCTACAAGAACGCAACATAGATAGATCACAATCAAATCAACGTGATGAGGAATATAGACATGCAGCATTGCTACGAGATAATATTGCAGCTGAAATGTAGAATGTGTATCAAACTTTATGAGTGATTATATGTTTCATATATatgaatatgtatatatatgtattttacaGTCAGAAttgtttaattagatttttttaagggACATTTTTACAGGTTAAATAATGCCaaataaaggaaataaaataacagaagCAAATCAACCTTCTAAAGACAACTTAAGATGGTCTGATGAGATGGATGAAGTTCTGCTGAATGCATTAGCAGAAGAAGCATTGAAAGGTAATCGACACGATGGCTCGTGGACAACTGAAGCATATGCCAAGGCTGTGAAGACTTTGAGCATAGCAATAGGCCCGAACATAACAAAGAACCACATCAAGAATAGAATGAAGACATTGAAAGATCATTTTGTTCAGGCATATGACTTATTTCATCACTTAAGTGGATTTGCGCGGAATCTTGTTACTAGAAAGTTTGAAGCTGAAGAAGAAGTGTTGCAAGACTTTATTAAGGTatcttatactttttttattaCTTATACGAATGATCAAGTTAGTCACAAAATTTCTTTAACATTTCTTTATGCAGGAGAAACTATATgcagaaaaatggaaaaaaatgcaAATTAAGCATTATGATACTTTGAAGGAGTTGTTCGGAGCTGATaaagtgatgcgtgagcatcttttctatcttttcctagtgaatttacatttgaattgttaagtttaatcaagatttagttATCTTTTTGCCACCATGAATACTACTTTGAGttatgtgcaattctgtttatttcaggtagcagtCGGATGGATTAtatggagtttctgtagaaaaagagaagaaagtgaatgatgttgtcaactctgacctccctgcactccaacaagaataactcaagttacagaagtccaattgatgtTATTCTAGTGGCATTAAAAATCTAacttcaagagctttccaacgatgtataatagtataCACTTCTTCTCCAGCAATTCGGTCATactggcgcctaacttcaagtttctcaagttaggcaccaGAAAAAGAATGTAAGTTGAGTTGTAGGCTGTattggtggcgcctaacttgggattatccaagttaggcgccaagacAAGAGGAAACCTTCAAGAGTTCACTGCTAAGGTGGCGCCTAACTTAGGTTTCACCTAGTTAAGCGCCAAATACAACCATCAGCCTCCAATTCCATTCGGCCAGGCTCAAGTCCAACTTCAgcatcccaagttaggcgccagcttTATGAAAGGCAATGGTCCCCATGCTCCTCAAGGCCTGCACGAGAtctttgttgattttgattaaacttttattgtatttataaataggaaaatatattatttagttttagaaaatatattttacattaattaggattagatataaaaggaaaaaagattcagcccttcgggctcttctcttcAGTCTaacctcattccgcactttacagtttttcagaatccttgttttctctctaaaccatgagcaactaaacccccactgttaaggttaggagctctgtttattctatgggttaatactattacttttctattttaattcatgtattgattttaaattcaagagttgttttcgttcttcatcttatgaatttgggtggaatggaagtatgacccttattctaattgagttcttgtaaaccttggaaaagctctttgcaTGAATAACagattgaaaacaaattctcctaaacttctaattatctagacttaacgagatacgtgacatataatcctcttatatatggataattagggtttctgtggcaaaTAAACTagtttgaacttaaccctctaattggaatcaagtgaccaaggaattggcggttgataaaggttagaggagactaaaaaggtctaagaaattagggtttagtcacatatagtttgccatgaattgaatcttgcatgattaaaatagttggtaagaaaagtaaatccggaaaataaatatctctgaaaccttaactgttttttcCATATATTTCACAAtccgtttactgcttgctttctgattttttgaatttactgtttaatgcaattgagacccaaatattcttttctgcttgtctaactaagtaaatcattcaatcattgttgcttagtccatcaatcctcatgggatcgaccctcattcacttgaggtactacttggtactaTCCGGTGCACTTGGCGGTtaatttgtgggttataaattccacacCATAGAGCTACTGGTAAAGCGGCTGCTACTTCACGTGAAAGAATTCAACAACTTGATagagattttattaatttgaatgaCTCGTTTGAAAACATTGGATTTTCTAACATAGATATTAATATGAGACATGATACCACAACGTTTTCTGCTAATTTAGATTTACCAAGTGTTCTTCACAGTCAGCCAAATTAATTAGGTGGGACTTTAACGTCAAGAAGAATAAAGCATAAATCTCCTATGAATGATTTTCTAGAAGCACAATATGAATGATTTTCTACGTCAAGTGCTTCTCATAATTAAGCAGTTTGGGTAAGCTTTAATCTATATCACAATAATCAGACCAAAACAAATGgccaattttgttttaaaaaaagtgaatatttttttttctatgtatgGATTTGAAAGTATAGAATGATTCTTTAGACTATCAACCAATATATAAAACACATGGGTTTATATAACTTTTGAGAGAGAATAATTCAACCAACTTTATTGATGTAGAAATGCAAAATTTAATCATGTAAATTTTTACATGACACTACATACaaatcaattaaagtaataactattTGGTATTGATtacacaaatattaaaaaaaagcatTGTTAGGAggtcagtaatttttgtgatttgtagttattaaatagttattaataaagtttttaatggtgtgagatttcatcaaaTAGTatagaattattatttttttactagtTACATGCTgaccagaatttaataaagttgttggccccctagacttttccttaatGTAGTTAGGGGTGGCAATGAGTAGGGTAGGGTAGGTTTgaacccaaccctaaccctacccgcgggttgagttTTTTTACCAACACTCAACCCTATCCTACCCGTGAGTTGATAAATACCCaatcctaaccctacccgcactcAATCCGCGAGTATCCGACTCTACATGCGGGTTGACAAAAAAGAAACATTATAATGACATAAGTATTTCATAAATAACACAAGTATCTTATACACAACATAACCATCAAATAACACAAGTTATCCCATTAGCATTCAAATAACACAAGTATTCAAACAATACAAATTGAAAAATacgttttataaaaataaatgagcAAACTttacaaatttataattttaattcaatGGCTAAAAAATTTTTGCACATACTTAAGGTCCTTGGTTCAACTCCCATATATAACATTTTTAaacatatataacacatattatgGGGAATACGGGTAGGGTTGAGACTCAACCCACACCCTACCCGCTTCGCAGGCCAACTTGCTCCGCACCCAACCCCAAGGGCGGagctaaataaaatattaaagaagagcaaaaatatttatacaataaactaagactaaaataaaattttaaggagaggctaaactgaaatttacatataatttatatgtaaaaaattaaaattaatgggAGTCATCGCCCCTCTTTTCTATCACCTAGCTCCGCCTCTGCCCAATCTTACTCGCAACAGATCGAATTGACAATCTTACCCGATCGAATTAAATCGGGTTGAATACTCACAGATAGATGTTGGCAGGACTAAACATAGTCTTCTATCATTTATCCTTATAACGAAGGTTCAAAAGGTCGAAGGAATTGAAGATGCCTCTTCAAAGCCGGAAGAAACGAGAGTCTTTTGATTTTACCCCCTTGACGCAATTCGTATATGACATGCTACGAGTCTACGGAATCCGTTTCGACATGTATGATTGTAcgtatattatataatataggAGTCTCCGAGCCAATGTCACGTATGCATGAAACTGATAAATAAATTTTGACTTTGAAATCAAGGACTATATAAGTATACTTGAATTTGATTGCCTGCATGCTTGTGGTAACACATGTACGAATTACTAGTGAAAATGTAATGCACGAATTGAAACGCAATAATTTCGTGGCACTTGAGCATTTGACCAATggcttttgacttttttttttatatatttttttttccaaatttgaTCATGCATGGTTCCTTCTAGATGATATCTTTAATTTTACGTAGGGACCTTCAATTTGACCACTTAAGTTATCAATAATGCTAGAAAACTAAGATGGTGGTTtcagtaaaaaattaattaaatgtctatgaatgaatttaaaatttttatgtagatggtatttatattagatattaaaattttttttgtaaattagatgattttaaatctattttttgatttatcatattttagatatttaaagagaaaaaaaagatgaagaaacaGAAGCTAATTAAATCAGTTTTTGTAATTTACGTTgcaataatattaaacatatctTCTCCTAATTTAAATgtgataaaatatttaataattaatattttaaatcataaataaataaaattaattactatatttataattaattaagttgttctATTTTTACCTGATTTAGAATTGATTCATACACTTTTTCTTAAGTTATTAGCCACCACTGCCACCGCTTAATAATTAGTCGTGTGATATCATGATATATATTTGGAATAATTGAAGGATTCCTAGGTGTTTCACACGTAGCAAtgaaagtaataataaaataatttataacgaTTATTTTGTATTGTACCTTTTGTGTGTATTATAAATTTTGTATACACAAAGGGTCaataatttttagtaattttaataaatatttaattaacataaatattaaattatttttaataaaaaattattaatttatttgtatataaattttgataaatataaattatatattttatatgtataaatttttataaatataaatataaattattattagttaaatGTCAGCTCAAAACAATAATGTTTTCTGAAAATGTAGCATCGTTGTTTTGTATAATaatgtcataaaattattttttttaaaaatttaaattgataagagaaaataaataaataattatattatatctcttgtttgttttatattaaaattttttaatttcttttagagtcaataaaaatagaattctaaaactttaaattataaaaattctaatatcaTATTATATGAAACTACTTCTTCTACAAATTTAAGCTGATATAGAAAAAACATATATTATATCtataacaaataatataaatttgatataaatacctaatttattaaaaatacttttttcctTCAAGAGTACGAATGCGTGATATATATTcttcattttaaaattaattttttttatcaactcttttatCAATATAAGAAATTGTGATTTGAATTGAGCTTTTAGCACATTCGACACTGGTGAGAGAAGTACGAATGGTGAGAGAAGTACGAATGGCAGCCGCGCAACTCGACAACCATATAGAAGCACAGGGTGGAGCGAAGGTTAAGAATTTCGCGCACCGTGGATGATGGAGTATGGGTTAGTTTCAGGAACTGTGGAGGAGAGGCGAAAGCTTGACGCCGAAGAGAGGAGGATGGATCGACAGCAGTAATGCACAGTGGAGCAGCAACGGCAATATTTCGTGCGCTACCAATCTCACTTCTCGGATTTCTGCAAAATTGGGAGAAATTAATTAATggttataaaataaaaaggggcgggaataaaaaaattgaattatgataAAAGTCCAATTTAGCGGCATTTCTTAATGCAGTGGCCGCTGATGTTGTAGCACACAAAGGACT is a window from the Arachis hypogaea cultivar Tifrunner chromosome 17, arahy.Tifrunner.gnm2.J5K5, whole genome shotgun sequence genome containing:
- the LOC112765961 gene encoding uncharacterized protein: MPNKGNKITEANQPSKDNLRWSDEMDEVLLNALAEEALKGNRHDGSWTTEAYAKAVKTLSIAIGPNITKNHIKNRMKTLKDHFVQAYDLFHHLSGFARNLVTRKFEAEEEVLQDFIKEKLYAEKWKKMQIKHYDTLKELFGADKVMRSSRMDYMEFL